The stretch of DNA TTGCTTGCTTCTTTATTAGTGGCAATTACAGTCGTTCCAATGATGGCTCATTCCTTATTTAAAAAGGGTGTGACCTCAAAGCACATGAGTGAGGAGAAACCAAATAAATTAGCCTCTGGGTATAGAAAGGTTTTAAAGTGGGCGTTAAATCATAAGTTAATCACTTCTGGTCTCGCAATATTACTATTGGTGGGAAGCCTTTTCCTTGTTCCAGTCATTGGAGTAAGCTTCTTGCCATCAGATGAACAAAAAATGATTGTGGCGACCTATAAACCTGCACCAGGTCAAACCATTGATGAAGTAGAGAGAATCGCCACAGAAGCAAATGGATTCTTAAGTCAAAGAACCAATGTGAAAGATATTCAATTTTCTGTCGGCGGTGAGAACCCAATGAATCCTGGCGAAAGTAATTCTGCCATGTTTTTTATAGGTTATGATGCAGACACGAAAAATTTTGACAAGGAAACGGAAAATGTCATTAAGGCATTAAAGAAAAGAAACGACAAAGGGGAATGGTCTAAACAGGACTTCTCTGGTATGGGCTCAAGTAACCAGCTGGCACTTAATGTTTATGGAGATACCATTGATGACATTAAGCCTATTGTCAACCATATTGAAAAGATCATGAAAGAAAATAGCTCACTTACGAACGTAAAAACAGGTATTTCTGCTACGTATGATGAATATACGCTTGTTGCCAATCAAGAAAAGCTCAGTCAATTGGGATTAACAGCTGCCCAAATTGGAATGGAGCTTTCAGGTAATGGACAACGCCAGGTATTAACAACTATTAAAAAAGATGATAAAGAAATGAATGTATATGTAGATGTGGAGAAGAAGGGATATTCTGATATTCAAGAACTAACAGATAAGACCCTAACATCACCACTTGGAGTAACTATTCCAATTAAAGACGTTGTGGAAATTAAAGAAGGAAATACCTCAGATACTATAAAGCGGCGCGATGGTCGTATTTATACGAATGTGACGGGTGAGATCAAGACGAAGGATGTAGCAAAAGTATCAACTGCAGTGCAAAAAAAGGTAGATAAGCTTGACATTCCAGCCAATGTGGATGTTTCAATGGGTGGTGTAACGGAAGATATTAATGATTCTTTTAGACAACTTGGACTTGCGATGCTCGCAGCCATTGCGATTGTTTACTTAGTCCTTGTTATCACATTTGGAGGCGGATTAGCTCCATTTGCTATTCTGTTCTCCCTGCCATTTACAATTATTGGTGGGTTGATTGGGTTACTGATTGCAGGAGAAACTTTGAGCGTATCTGCAATGATAGGTGCACTCATGTTAATTGGAATCGTAGTAACCAATGCAATTGTCTTAATAGACCGTGTCATTCATAAAGAAAACGAAGGTTTATCGACAAGAGATGCTATTATTGAAGCAGCAGGAACGCGTGTTCGTCCAATTCTTATGACTGCTATTGCAACCATTGGTGCCCTTATTCCACTTGCAGTGGGTATCGAAGGAAGCGGTTTGATCACAAAAGGGTTGGGTGTAACTGTAATTGGTGGGTTAACAAGTTCTACCTTACTCACTCTGTTGATTGTTCCGATTGTGTATGAAACATTAATGAAACTGAAGCGAAAAGGGAAGAAACAAGAAGTAAATGAATAAAAAGTAACAAAAAAAAACTCGGCACTCTATCAAAGAGGCCGAGTTCTTTTATTTCATAAAGAGCTTAATTTTTTGTAGTCCATTTTTAACATTCGGGTAGCGAAAGGGAATATCGAATAAGGTCGTTTGCTTAAGTACACTCTTATTATGGGAGAAGGTATCAAAATTTCCTTTTCCATGATATGCACCGATGCCGCTATTTCCCACTCCGCCAAATGGGAGGTACGGAGAGACAAAGTGGTAAACTGTATCGTTTACACACCCTCCACCAAAAGAAACGCTGTTTAAGACCTCTTGTTGGAGGTTTTTGCTTTCTGTAAAAATATAAAGGGCGAGCGGTTTCGGGTGACGGTGAATTCCCTCAATCACCTCATGTAACTCACTGTACTCAAGCACAGGAAGGATCGGACCAAAAATTTCATCCTGCATAACCGGATCTTCCCAAGTGATTTGAGTAAGAACGGTCGGCTCTATACTTAGTTTGTCTTTATTTGTTTGACCTCCCATAAACTGTTTTCCATTAACTAAGAAGGAAGCTAATCGTTCAAAATGACGTTCACTTACAATCCGAGTATAATTTGGATTGTTTAATGGTTGAATCCCATATAATTCCATCGTTGTCTCTTTAAATTGTTGAAGGAATTGATCTTTGATGTTTTTATGAATGTATAAGTAGTCGGGTGCAATACAGGTTTGACCGGCATTAGTGAATTTTCCCCAAGCAATTCGTTTGGCAGCAAGTTTTATATTCGCATCTTCGTGTACAATACAAGGGCTCTTACCACCAAGCTCTAATGTAACAGGGACCAAATTTTTCGCAGCAGCTTCCATGATTACTTTTCCCACAGGGACACTACCGGTAAAGAAGATATAATCAAACTTTTCCTGCAGCAAGGCCTGACTAGTTTCCACACCGCCTTTTACAACTGCAACAAATTCCTCGGAGAATAACTCTTTTATCATTGTACCAAGTAATTCAGATGTTTTTGGTGTTAACTCTGAAGGCTTAATGATGGCGCAGTTTCCTGCCGCTATGGCGCCGATTAAAGGTGCTATGGCTAACTGAAACGGATAATTCCATGGAGCGATAATCAACGTCACACCATATGGTTCCGAATAAATGTAGCTAGTTGAACCGATATGGGTAAGCGGTGTTTTTACTCGTTTTGGCTTTACCCAAGAACGTAAATGTTTAATCGTAAATCGTAATTCTTCGAGAACAAAACCAATTTCAGAGGTATAGGCATCGAATTCAGATTTGTTTAAATCTGCTCTAAGTGCTTCCATTAGTTTGTTTTCATTATTTTTAATAGCTGTTCGCAGCTTCTGAAGTGCATTGAGGCGGAAAGTAAGATCTTTTGTCATTTCCGTTCGAAAGTAAGATTTTTGTTTAGCTACTAGGGAGCTATAGTTTTCCATTTCTTCAACCACCTTGCTATATTTGACATTACATCAGTAATGAAATACATCTTATTCCTTAATTAGTTGATAAAGTGTGTTTAAGTCCTCTTTATTGAGGATTTTCGGCACAGGGTAGAGGGGATTGGCTTCCTTAAAAGCTCGATCCACCATCACAGAGATATCATTATCAATCATTCCGCTGATTTTTTTTGGTATTTCTAATCTCTCATTCAGTTCCTTTATGGCATCAATAAATTTACGTGCTTTTTGTTCAATAGTATCTCCAGGTTGACTGAGTCCAACTAAATCAGCAAGCTCTGAGAGCGGCTGATAGACGGAATCCCCATAATACTCTAGCACATATGGTAAAATGACGGCATTTGCCAGACCATGCGGTACAGAATAAAAACCACCCAGTGTATGTGCGATTGCGTGGACATAACCAACATACGCTCTAGTAAATGCCATTCCTGCCAAATAGGCTGCTTTTTGCATATTTTTACGTGCCATTATGTTTGTCCCATTAGAATAGGCTTCATACAAATTTTCAAAAATTAATTTTACGGCTTCAATACTGTATTTCTTTGTTTCCTTGGTGTTACCTCTCCCGATATAGGCTTCAACCGCATGTGTCAAAGCATCAATTCCCGTAGCGGCAGTGATATGTGGGGGCAGGTTAACCGTTAGCAAAGGATCTAATACAGCCACATGTGGGAGAAGAGAAGGATCCATTAATGCATATTTTTCATGCGTATCACTGTTTGAGACTACCGCTGCAATAGTGGCTTCACTTCCTGTACCCGCCGTAGTAGGAATGGCAAAAAGGGGCGGCATTTTCTTTAGAATCTTCAATATACCCTTCATCTGTGGAATGCTTTTATTAGGTCTAGCCACCCGTGCACCAACACCTTTGGCGCAATCCAAGGGAGAGCCCCCGCCAAAAGCAACAATCCCGCTACAATTGTTAGAATGATACAATTTCAAAGCTTCCTCGATGTTATCTATGGTTGGATTCGGGACGGTTTTGTCATACATAACGAATTTAATTTTTTCTTTACTTAAGGCTTCAAGAAATGCATCTATTAATCCAACAGATACAATGCCTTGGTCGGTAACGATTAAAACGCTTTCGATATTTTGACTTTTGATTCGTTGTGGCAATTTAGATAAACTATTTTCACCCTCTAATAATTCAGGCTCTTTCCAGGGTAAGAAGTAGGAGGTAGTTTTCATCACTCCCTGAAAAGTTCTGCAATAGACTTTATACATAACATTACCTCGCTTTTATAAAAATATAGGATTGCCTTTTATAGTAGTCTACGAAG from Bacillus sp. SLBN-46 encodes:
- a CDS encoding efflux RND transporter permease subunit; protein product: MKKIIQFSLKNKFAVWLLTIIVTVAGLYSGMNMKLETIPNINTPLVTVLTVYPGATPEQVAEKVTEPIESRVKNLDGVSVVSSSSFQNASSIQIEYNFDKDMEKAQNEVKEALNDFILPDGAQEPKVSRLSFSAFPIMSLSISHDKQTLAELTDTVEKKIVPELKGIDGVASVQISGQQIDEVQLKFDQDKLKQFGLQEETIRNLIKASDISFPLGLYTFKDTQKSVVVDGNIQTIDDLKSLKIPVVPTASGQQQGVPSATSNQGMTSPTQGKQQNITGTPSTQGQPAQMQTGIPTIELKDIATIEVVGKAESISRTNGKESIGIQIVSAQDANTVDVVNAVKNQLNEFEKKMDGLNITPIYDQGKPIEDSVSTMLDKAIFGAIFAMIIILLFLRNFRTTVISVVSIPLSLLIAVLLLKQMDITLNMMTLGAMTVAIGRVIDDSIVVIENIFRRMSLQNEEFTGKELIVEATKEMFMPIMSSTIVTIAVFLPLGLVKGPIGEMFLPFALTIVFSLLASLLVAITVVPMMAHSLFKKGVTSKHMSEEKPNKLASGYRKVLKWALNHKLITSGLAILLLVGSLFLVPVIGVSFLPSDEQKMIVATYKPAPGQTIDEVERIATEANGFLSQRTNVKDIQFSVGGENPMNPGESNSAMFFIGYDADTKNFDKETENVIKALKKRNDKGEWSKQDFSGMGSSNQLALNVYGDTIDDIKPIVNHIEKIMKENSSLTNVKTGISATYDEYTLVANQEKLSQLGLTAAQIGMELSGNGQRQVLTTIKKDDKEMNVYVDVEKKGYSDIQELTDKTLTSPLGVTIPIKDVVEIKEGNTSDTIKRRDGRIYTNVTGEIKTKDVAKVSTAVQKKVDKLDIPANVDVSMGGVTEDINDSFRQLGLAMLAAIAIVYLVLVITFGGGLAPFAILFSLPFTIIGGLIGLLIAGETLSVSAMIGALMLIGIVVTNAIVLIDRVIHKENEGLSTRDAIIEAAGTRVRPILMTAIATIGALIPLAVGIEGSGLITKGLGVTVIGGLTSSTLLTLLIVPIVYETLMKLKRKGKKQEVNE
- a CDS encoding aldehyde dehydrogenase, translating into MENYSSLVAKQKSYFRTEMTKDLTFRLNALQKLRTAIKNNENKLMEALRADLNKSEFDAYTSEIGFVLEELRFTIKHLRSWVKPKRVKTPLTHIGSTSYIYSEPYGVTLIIAPWNYPFQLAIAPLIGAIAAGNCAIIKPSELTPKTSELLGTMIKELFSEEFVAVVKGGVETSQALLQEKFDYIFFTGSVPVGKVIMEAAAKNLVPVTLELGGKSPCIVHEDANIKLAAKRIAWGKFTNAGQTCIAPDYLYIHKNIKDQFLQQFKETTMELYGIQPLNNPNYTRIVSERHFERLASFLVNGKQFMGGQTNKDKLSIEPTVLTQITWEDPVMQDEIFGPILPVLEYSELHEVIEGIHRHPKPLALYIFTESKNLQQEVLNSVSFGGGCVNDTVYHFVSPYLPFGGVGNSGIGAYHGKGNFDTFSHNKSVLKQTTLFDIPFRYPNVKNGLQKIKLFMK
- a CDS encoding iron-containing alcohol dehydrogenase — translated: MYKVYCRTFQGVMKTTSYFLPWKEPELLEGENSLSKLPQRIKSQNIESVLIVTDQGIVSVGLIDAFLEALSKEKIKFVMYDKTVPNPTIDNIEEALKLYHSNNCSGIVAFGGGSPLDCAKGVGARVARPNKSIPQMKGILKILKKMPPLFAIPTTAGTGSEATIAAVVSNSDTHEKYALMDPSLLPHVAVLDPLLTVNLPPHITAATGIDALTHAVEAYIGRGNTKETKKYSIEAVKLIFENLYEAYSNGTNIMARKNMQKAAYLAGMAFTRAYVGYVHAIAHTLGGFYSVPHGLANAVILPYVLEYYGDSVYQPLSELADLVGLSQPGDTIEQKARKFIDAIKELNERLEIPKKISGMIDNDISVMVDRAFKEANPLYPVPKILNKEDLNTLYQLIKE